In Xiphophorus hellerii strain 12219 chromosome 8, Xiphophorus_hellerii-4.1, whole genome shotgun sequence, the genomic window CCGTTATTTCCGTTAGTTATGATGGTTTCTCGCTTATACATAATGAAAACACGACATCTGGGTTCAGAATAAAACAtcagacaaattaaaaaaaacatattcgaTACAGAAATTTGGGCTTgatgtttaaaggtttttattttgagaaggTACTTTTAAGCTGACATGCAAACCTCATTGTATAAGTTTTTAACTATGAAAGGCAAACGATAGTTTTgacaggttgttgtttttttttacataattattaaaataaattcaacaacaggataaaactaatgtttattttttgtttatttttaaaagttattaaagaTGAGTGTTTGGACCTTATGTTTTAAAGTTGGGCCCCACATCCTGCTGACTCAAGTCCTGACTACAGTAATTaatatgtaatataattttaatagcAAAAGGAGTAATTGTGCTTTATCTGTTTGAAATTATGCCAGTTATAGCACCATAtagcacttttttgttttatgttttcgaGTATTTCCTGTGATGCCACGACACCgtactgatttttgtttttttacacaagaTTACCACAGTTTGAGAATTTCATATCAATCCAGACCTAATTTCATAAACAAAGGACTAGTTTTAACTCAGCAAATCTTTTACATGATTGAAAAGCAAAATGAGATTACCTCACCGAATCCTCAGGCGGTTAACAGGACAGATATATAGCATCTCTGTGGGTGAATAAGTGTCACATTTCCACTGCTTTATTCACCCTACACCTGAATGACTCCCTGCAGGCCTTGCTTTGCTATTTCTCATTCAGAATAAGTGAAGAACAAGCAGAGCCAGGCCTACCTTAACTGATTGTTCTGTAGAAACCCTGGCAGATGGTTTGTCTCTTTGGTTCTTACACTAAGCAGGTGAAGTAAATCCACTATGACATAATGTCTTGTCAGCGATCTGCATTAGATGATCTGATAATCTGCTTTGGAGAGGTTCGTGCAGGCCGTGTTTACGCCCTGTGAGCCTTCTGGTCTTGATTAATGATGCTGTACGGGTTGATCAGTGAAAGCCTTATGAGTTCACCTGTTGCCTCCACTTCGATTGCAACCGTCCATCAAAGATGATTAGTCCACCATGGGGATAAATTTGTTTGCCTTCCCTGTCTCTTTGAACAGAACTCACCCGAGGCTCTTCCTCAAATTAAGTTAGCTGATTGaattacacacacactttttttttttatctgtttgcaacacagcaaaaatcattaataaattacttggcttgaaacataatttttagAAGACAAGCTAACGGTGATAATTACAGTTCTTTCTATTAGTATAACTGCTTCTCAGATTACTTAAAAAACTTCTGTTCCTAATCCTATTCTGTGTTAAGACTGGAATAATACATCCTTCCCTCtgttcttcttttcctttctccttCCTTTTGTCCCTGCAGTCGCTGAAAAAACTGTGTCTGGAGTGTCTCATGTGGGCGGAGCTGTGGTTACCGGGGTTACGGCTGTGGCCCAGAAAACTGTGGAAGGAGCGGGCAACATCGCCGCTGCCACTGGATTGGTCAAGAAGGATCCAGCCAAACAAGTAAGAAAGAGGCTTTTAATCTTGTGTCGAATAGTAAGTGACAATttttggtgaaacattttttttatatattttacaaaacagcagACCCTGAGTTTGGTTCCATTTTATGAGATTTTTGCCTTCAGCTTTTATTATGAAACTCTGTTGGTTaaaactatacaaaaaaaaaaatcacaatgtaTGGTAACACCTATTCATCTATGTATTTATCTTTTCATAAAGAGGTTTTAATCTCTTAACCTTTTCtggaaaaaagaagacagaaataataaaaaaataaagtcttgtcaaaattacagtttttacaGATGGACATGACTTTGTTCTTGCTTAAAAGTCAGATAATGTacatgactgatttttttttagttatcaGAGGTTTGGGCTGCATCTCTAATTTGATCGTTACCTGCATTTTCTAACTCTTGTCACATAATAACAGATTTTGTGCCACATGCCTCCCAGATTTAtgatcccagagggaaattacATCTGCTGTTACACTGTTTCTTAATCTTGCATTGTGCATTGGCACATTTTACTTGAGTCaaattgaaaagaaattaaTGGGAATTTTGGGACCCATCAGCTCGTCACATTTCTAAAGGATGTATGTTGTGTGAAGGGACGTTTATTGTGATTGGGTTGTAAAATCTACAGCGCTacttatctttttaaaaaaatttttttacttttccattaTATATATGATTGTCTGACCATCTTGAGCTGATAGTTCAATGTTCAACACATAGTCTATAAGTTCTCCCAAgtattgaaataattattagctaaaataatcagaaaagttGGACTGTCTACAGTTGGAATCACTTCAAGCATTTGGCATTCAGAGGTGAGTGAATCTTCATGAATACAGACAGAGTGCTGGTATAGCTTAGCATGAGGTTAAATGCCATTGGTATGCATATGTGCAATAGGAACAATATGTCAGCTGTTTCCGATGTGTCAAAAAATTCTTACGCAGCTTGCTTACCTGAACATTACATTATGGTACAGTACCAGGTCTGTAGGTTTATTTACTAAAAGTATGTCTTTGTACACAAACGTAGGACAGATGAACACtggggaaattaaattaaaaggcTTTTTTATAACCAAAATTTTCATTCAGCAAATTTATTCTTACTgtcttaaagtattttagatgaaaaataccttaaaaagtaaacatcATTGGGACAAATTACATTTATGGAAAGCAACATATCAATTACGTAGTAAGCGAGATTGAAGTGATGGCTGTTTTTGGTTACATGTTAATTTAGCTGGCTGACTGGCTGATCTGTGAAAATGTCAGAGGTTTGCAGAAGCAAATCTCTTCCAAGATATGAACATCTTAAGCTCTTCTGTTCTCATCATCTGTTGCATATTTTGTTGTGGCAATTAGTCaaggtgtgtttttattacttaaacCTACACTTAAtgcagaattttgttttttaattgtcaaggtttaaaaaataaagtaacagGACAGTAAGGatcttttactttgaaatacaGCTCATAATTCAATAGACAAAACTAAAGTGCTTACTTATTAAATCTGGTCCATAAGTAGATCATTTAGTAATGTGATGGTGATAAATAAGAGCTAAGATCTTAGCTTATCTCTGTCCAATTGTCATGTctgtctttcaaaaataatatatatatatatctgatatatactgtatatctgcATTAACTTCCCAGAGCTGGTAGTCAAGTAAAGGCTTTGCATGTCTATTTGGATTCCAAATTTCTGCATGTACAAATATCTATGATGGACACAGGTGCTCAGCAAGTGGACAAGCATTTTGCATCAGACGCTTCATTACTTTATCCACCTGGAACTTTATACATGGTAGGCTGAAAGCAGATAAGTTGTTGGAAGCTGTGATTAGTTTTTGTTGGGGTATGTGTAGGAAGTGTTATATTTTAAGGAGTCATACTTGATGTCCATGTTGCACATTGCTGTGAGCACACTCACATTGAACCCGAAAAGGGCCTTCTCTAAAATGTTCTCACAGAGCACTGGGCCTTACTTAGTATGCAAAAGCATTAAGAGTTCCTTTCAGTAGAACCAAGGGCCCCTTCCAAACTCCTGAAAAACAGGCCCCTCTGTGTCAAATAGTACACTTGACACAATGCAGTAAGGAAAGGGCAGTTCTCCTGGCAACTACCAGACGGAGACGCTTATATGGGATTTCAAGACAGAGAAGGATGATTTGATCTCCATGGCTCTGGAGTTCAGTGGCAACATGCTTGACACGACTGCATCCAACACTTTGCATTGGGCTTGGTGATGAAAGCCTTGGATGTAGCTGCTGGCCCATGGAAATCCATTTGATGAAGCTCTCTATGCACTAATTTTGAGCTAATTGTTGTTTGGAGGTATGAAGTTATTGAACCTTCACCTCTGCTGTATGACTTTACATGGCCTACCAGTTTGCCAAGTTTCTGTTTTGGCACTGTGGAATATTTAGTAGCAAGGAACTATCATAAAAAGCTGATTGCACAAGAAGCATTCTATATTGGTAGTTGCAATTAAAAGAGGCCCCTGAGAGAGACcaattgttttttgaaaaaagtgAAGATGTTTTGTCATCTGTAGATACCAAAATATGAGAAGCTTCCATTACTGAGCTCTGTGTGCAGATAAAGCTGTTTATTTACACACACCCAGAGGCAGCAGCACAGTGTATTCCTCCATTTCATGTGGAAGCTCCAAACTAAGTCTTCACTGTGTTAAAAATGGCGTACCGACCTTGAGTCATTTCTCATCATTTTTCATATCGGCTGCATGTCTTTCTCACCTGAAATGAAAGCTGTTACATGCTGGTAGCAACCTGGCATTCTCCATCAGTCAGTCTGGCCTTCGTCTGTCAAAGCGGGAGGAGGAGGCTAGAGCTGTTTATCGGAGCAAACAATTTGCTGTTCAGACAGAagtcaaacatgaaaaatgatgCTCCTGTCATGTCTTCAAAAGGcccttttatttgtattgtttgtttGAAATTCTTCGTAAGACCACTAAATACACaacattatgtattttatagaattaaacttttctgacaaattacaaaaagaataGATATATTATCAAAATGTTAAGACTTCATAGCTATTTAATTATATGTACTAAGAATTTAGCTAACCAGTTAGGTAAATTCTAGCTACATCCACTGCAGCGCGCCGCTGGATGTAGAGAAAAACTCCAGATCTTTTCCCCATGAGTTTCTAAAGACCCAagttaataaatgaataatgattataataataaactcattgcaataaatatgttttgttgtttttctaccaaTTATCAGGAAGAAATATaaaccagattttaaaaaatggtatGTTTTCGTTTTGAGAttgttgttacattttttaaaaatttatatatttttattttataaattttttgtaTCTGATCTCTTGAGCtcaatttatatttatgtagcaattttatatataattccttaacaaaatgttaatttttatgtagaaattttgtgtgtttcagctgtttgttaCTCATGTTACCATCTTCTCACATATCAAATGTGGAAACTGGCCTTGCACAGACCGACTCCTGTGGTCTTTCTTGTGAATTCATGCAACCACAGAATAGCTTTCAACTTCAGTCCAGTCCAGTCTTAATTAGCTCAGGCTCAGAGAAGCAATGCTTCTGTAGCTTAtccattaatgtttcattttcagtaaGGCTAACTGAAGGGTGCAGCAAAATATTTCCAATATAAAATCAtgactcttttctttctttgtatccCACCAAAGAGTGTTGTTTTCGGgtatttgttttgctgttacAAAGATTATTTaagatttcatattttaataatatgatgtcatcgatgacagcATCCTTAAAGCCATCTAGTTTATTTACAGTACTGCTGATCTGTGCAACtattgtttgtgtctttttgcaCAAAGTGACGATGTCTTTACCCTTTTGTAGTTGCGGATAAATGAGCTTGAAGCTTCGTCAGACCTTGcaaaacattgtgttttatttagtttgaatgaaacacaaacaacaaaatcaggTGCTACATTCCAAAATGCAGATACTGACAGCAAAGAGAGgagtttgtaatatttaatttatagcTATTGCATTTCTATATCCCACTCCTATTAATGAGATGTTAAAATGAATATACAAACTGAATTCAGCTGTAATTAGCCACCTGCTTTTGAGTAGCAGGGAACACTAAGCTTCCCAgggaacacaaacacatttttcagtgtttgttgtgATGCTATATCTTCCGTTCCTTAATGAGCACCGAGGCACGGGGGAATTCATGAAAGCAAATCGTGTCACTTCTGAACGCCATGCACTTACATTTCCTTAATTGTGCCTTCACAGGTTGCAGTAAGCAAACCTGTGCCCCATGAAGATTTGGAAAAACAATAGTGTTTTTTTCAACTCATCTTTAACTAATTCAATATCTCCTTTTGCATCCATTTTACAAGAAATTAGTTGTATTagtttaaacaaaatgaaaagaaagtgtAACATAATTAAGTGGAATCTTAAGAAGAGAGGACAGACCAACAGAGGGATGTAAACGCAACTGACTGAACGATCTGACAAGAAGAAACCTGCAGATTGGAAAAGTTAAAATCTACattcttttaaacaaaagacTGGCATGCAGATGGCAGCAGATTGTCCTCATTTAACAAGAGCTCCCTGAGCGACGCGGAGTCattaaacatcattaatattgattctatttaaaaattaatgcCAGGTGGAAAAAGTCCCTCCACCACTCTCCTGAGACACTCAGACAGATAAAGACTCGCCCTCAGAAGAGCAAACAGTCGACACCGTGATGCTTTGTCCAGATTAATCTTCTCATCCGATTGTTTCACCAATTCATCATCTGTTGGTGACTCACCCTGATACAGCGTGACTGGAAAGGTAGAAGGACCCAGAAATGCATTTATATAGGACAAAAGTGGGtgtgaaacaacagaaaaagtagAAATCAGAAAATGGTTTCACTTTGATTTAGATGTCTTAACATATATCATTCTCAGTTGTTTGCTTTGGTAAATTAGCGTTGCAGAGATAATTAAGGCTACATTTGCCTGAATGTTTACTTTAGTCAATAGGAGGGTGCTATTCCTGAAAAACACAGGCTTGATGGCTTGTTTGAAATGCAACAGGAGGAGTAGAAAGTGCAAAGACGTCCTAAAGGTTATATTCCCCATCTGGTAGCCTCACACGTCCACAAGCACTCATCAACACACAGTGATCACCCCTAATCAAGGTCAGCTCAGTCACACGGTGTAATCAAGACGGGAGAGACCTCCATTTTTCTTCAGCGTTTTAAACCTCGTTATTTTTTAGCAGCCTCCAGCCATAATGACTGCTGTGATGTACATTTATcctgaaacaaacaaagagCTCAGTGGAATTTATTTCTTGTACTTAAGATTAAACAGAGTTTTTCTTCTCTAGATTTAGATGTCGACTTTTGGAGCATTTCCAAAGTAAACCGGTATTTTGAGAGCGACGTGATAGCAGAATGTAGAATGACATTCAGTGGAAAAGATTCAGTTTGTGTACAAGTTAATATTAGCATGAATACAGCTCTTCTACTTGAAAACCTCAGACGTTTGGTAGAGAACATgctgtgaacaaacagcatcatgaaaaccaaggaacacagcagattGGTCAAGGAGTGTAAAGCGGGTTTAGTCTTTATGAAACAATTCCCCATagtttgaacatctcacagatctcaatttatcatttgaaaataaaaatgaaggtgTATGGCACAACTACAGTAGATTCAACAAAACTAATGCCGAGACATAGCTGCCACCCACCTAACCGCACCTGATTGTAAACTGACTCTACAACCTACGCACGCAGTCCTCACCTTTAAACATAGCAGtagcagcatgatgctgtggggaTACGTTTCCTGCTCTAGGAATAGGAAGCTGGTCTGAGTTGATAGGAAGAGCTGGGAATAAAGGCTGAAAAAGACTTCGGACTGAGAAAAAGTTTCTCCTCCTAACAGCAAAATGACCTGAAAGATAGAGAGCAACAATCATATGGTTTAGATCAGGgttgtcaaactccagtcctcaagagccggtgtcctgcagtttttagatgtgccacaggtacaaaacactggaatgaaatggcttaattaattcctccttgtgtagatcagttctccagagccttgctaatgacctaattattctgttcaggtgtggtgcagcagaggctcatctaaaagttgcaggacaccggcccttgaggactggagtttgacacccctgatttagatcaaagcaaattatttttgctaGAACATCCCAGTCAAAGACATACATCTAATCAAATGTATGTCTACAGTTCAAAAttaatgttcacagatgctccTTATTCAATTTAACTGAGCTTgaactgttttgcaaagaagaatgtgcAAAATGTCTGTGATGTGCAAATTCCATGAAGAAAGGTTGTTCTGGTACTGATTCAGAAGATCTGACTGCAAATTAACATTTCCAGTCAGATTGTTTGCTATACAAAAAATTGCATTGTTTTCCTTGTAATTCACAGTTATGTGTGACTTCAGACTGGTTTACCACAATTAAATACACTTGCAAGGAACTGTATAGTCAAGTGTCTCgaattgacttaaaaataatagACTACTCTCCAACTACACAACACGATACATGAGTTAGTTAAGCTAAAGAAGGGCTTGAGGCTAAACATGTGGGCTACCCGCGTACAGTAACACTATTAATGTCCCGTACAACGTTATCTTCACGAGATGTCTGAAAGATGCAGAGACGAGGTATAAAATTTGGAAGtgaaatatatttctatttttttctgcagggtGAGGATGTCTCAGCAGTACCAGATGCAGTGGAATCACCGATCGATACTGACTCCACTGAACCTACAGaggtaacatttttaaactgctttgcACAATACAAAGAAACTGGTGAATACCTGTATGAGGGTTCATCTCACTTTTGGTTGAGAGCTTGCAAGAATATAA contains:
- the LOC116724302 gene encoding alpha-synuclein-like, giving the protein MDALMKGFSKAKDGVVAAAEKTKQGVTGAAEMTKDGVMYVGTKTKDGVSTVAEKTVSGVSHVGGAVVTGVTAVAQKTVEGAGNIAAATGLVKKDPAKQGEDVSAVPDAVESPIDTDSTEPTEEDSDD